In Streptomyces sp. NBC_00569, a single genomic region encodes these proteins:
- a CDS encoding phosphatidylinositol-specific phospholipase C/glycerophosphodiester phosphodiesterase family protein has protein sequence MAHLTRRRALTTLAAAVAATVAVPGYAQATERGRGPRPLPRAHAHNDYEHPRPLLDALDHRFASVEADIYLVDGQLLVAHDPVDLDPKRTLAALYLEPLAARVRANRGSVYRGYRTPLQLLVDIKTEGAATYLELDRQLRGYRNLFTTYAHGRVRTGAVTAVISGDRAAREPMEQQRVRSAFYDGRLTDLGAAAPASFTPLISDNWANNFTWQGAGPIPAAEREKLRSTVSAAHREGRRVRFWATPDVAGPERDAVWGELLAAGVDHLNTDDLAGLEAFLEAHEK, from the coding sequence ATGGCCCACCTCACTCGCCGCAGAGCCCTCACCACCCTCGCCGCGGCGGTCGCCGCGACCGTCGCCGTGCCCGGGTACGCGCAGGCGACGGAGCGGGGCCGTGGCCCCCGCCCCCTGCCGCGCGCCCACGCGCACAACGACTACGAGCACCCCCGGCCTCTCCTCGACGCCCTCGACCACCGCTTCGCCAGCGTCGAGGCGGACATCTACCTCGTCGACGGTCAGCTCCTCGTGGCTCATGACCCGGTCGACCTCGACCCGAAGCGCACCCTCGCGGCGCTCTACCTGGAACCGCTGGCAGCCCGCGTCAGGGCCAACCGCGGCTCCGTGTACCGGGGCTATCGCACGCCGCTCCAGCTCCTCGTCGACATCAAGACCGAGGGCGCGGCCACCTACCTCGAACTCGACCGCCAACTGCGCGGCTACCGGAACCTGTTCACCACCTACGCTCACGGCAGGGTCCGCACGGGCGCGGTGACCGCCGTGATCTCAGGGGACCGCGCCGCCCGCGAGCCCATGGAGCAGCAGCGGGTGCGCAGCGCGTTCTACGACGGCCGCCTCACCGACCTCGGCGCCGCCGCGCCCGCCTCCTTCACCCCGCTCATCAGTGACAACTGGGCGAACAACTTCACCTGGCAGGGCGCGGGACCGATCCCGGCCGCCGAGCGCGAGAAGCTGCGCTCCACCGTGTCGGCCGCCCACCGGGAGGGCCGCCGCGTCCGCTTCTGGGCCACGCCCGACGTGGCGGGACCCGAGCGCGACGCCGTGTGGGGCGAGCTGCTCGCCGCCGGCGTGGACCACCTCAACACGGACGACCTCGCGGGTCTCGAAGCGTTCCTCGAAGCCCACGAGAAGTAG
- a CDS encoding ABC transporter ATP-binding protein, with the protein MLELISVTAGYERGNPVVRNAGLTIATGEAVGLLGPSGCGKSTLARVAALLHRPDSGRVVIDGEPARGWRHRAPREQRTAFGVVFQQPRLSADPRLRLADLIAEPLRAATLKPDDRVGELAASVGLGTGLLSRRPHEVSDGQLQRACLARALALRPRWLICDEMTAMLDASTTAALVGVVEAYRAETGAGLLAVGHDRRLLERWCGRTVEWDALGSAGDGR; encoded by the coding sequence GTGCTTGAACTGATCTCCGTCACCGCGGGTTACGAGCGCGGCAACCCCGTCGTGCGGAACGCCGGCCTGACGATCGCCACCGGAGAGGCCGTCGGACTGCTCGGGCCCAGCGGCTGCGGCAAGTCCACGCTCGCCCGCGTCGCGGCCCTGCTCCACCGCCCCGACTCCGGCCGCGTCGTCATCGACGGGGAACCGGCCCGTGGCTGGCGCCACCGCGCGCCCCGCGAGCAGCGCACCGCGTTCGGCGTGGTCTTCCAGCAGCCGCGCCTGTCGGCCGACCCACGGCTGCGCCTCGCCGACCTCATCGCCGAACCGCTGCGGGCCGCCACCCTGAAACCGGACGATCGTGTCGGCGAGCTGGCCGCGAGCGTCGGCCTGGGCACCGGCCTCCTGTCACGACGCCCCCACGAGGTCAGCGACGGCCAGCTGCAACGCGCCTGCCTCGCACGCGCCCTGGCCCTGCGCCCCCGCTGGCTGATCTGCGACGAGATGACGGCGATGCTCGACGCGTCCACGACGGCCGCCCTGGTGGGCGTCGTGGAGGCCTATCGCGCCGAGACGGGCGCGGGACTGCTGGCGGTGGGCCACGACCGGCGCCTGCTGGAGCGCTGGTGCGGCCGGACGGTGGAGTGGGACGCGCTGGGCTCCGCCGGAGACGGCAGGTGA
- a CDS encoding ABC transporter ATP-binding protein — translation MTGPQPVLSVEDVSIRFRMRDGAYVQAVSGARLDLAAGECLALVGESGCGKSVLASALLGLVPGNAETAGSAFLGGLDLLAADERTLARTVRGRRVGLVPQSPAAHLTPVRTVRSQLEEVVRELNGVRRGPRLRAAAEEAAERAAFPVGHLDRHPHELSGGLAQRAATALALVGDAPLLIADEPTTGLDRDLVERTVDELRRHIGSERALLLITHDLEAAERIADRVAVMYASRIVELADAADFFGTPGPRHPYARGLLDALPEREFTPVPGMPPELGALPAGCAFAARCDRATGVCGTRPALTDGVACHHPATVPLEAPRA, via the coding sequence GTGACCGGGCCTCAACCCGTGCTGTCCGTAGAGGACGTGTCCATACGCTTCCGGATGCGTGACGGCGCGTACGTGCAGGCCGTCAGCGGCGCACGCCTCGACCTCGCGGCCGGCGAGTGCCTGGCCCTCGTCGGCGAGAGCGGCTGCGGCAAGTCGGTGCTCGCGTCGGCCCTCCTCGGGCTCGTGCCGGGCAACGCGGAGACCGCCGGTTCCGCGTTCCTCGGCGGCCTCGACCTGCTCGCCGCCGACGAGCGCACCCTGGCCCGCACGGTCCGCGGCCGCCGCGTAGGCCTCGTACCGCAGAGCCCCGCCGCGCACCTCACACCCGTACGGACGGTCCGCTCCCAACTGGAGGAAGTCGTACGTGAGTTGAACGGTGTGCGGCGCGGTCCACGACTGCGGGCCGCCGCCGAGGAGGCGGCGGAGCGCGCCGCGTTCCCCGTCGGGCATCTCGACCGGCACCCGCACGAACTCTCCGGCGGGCTCGCCCAGCGGGCCGCGACCGCGCTGGCCCTGGTCGGCGACGCGCCCCTGCTCATCGCCGACGAACCCACGACCGGACTCGACCGCGACCTCGTGGAGCGCACCGTCGACGAACTGCGCCGCCACATCGGTTCGGAGCGCGCGCTCCTGCTCATCACGCACGACCTCGAGGCGGCCGAGCGGATCGCCGACCGCGTGGCCGTGATGTACGCGAGCCGCATCGTCGAACTCGCCGACGCCGCCGACTTCTTCGGCACCCCCGGGCCCCGGCACCCGTACGCCCGCGGACTCCTCGACGCCCTGCCGGAGCGGGAGTTCACGCCCGTCCCCGGGATGCCGCCCGAACTGGGCGCGCTCCCGGCGGGCTGCGCGTTCGCCGCGCGCTGCGACCGCGCCACCGGCGTCTGCGGGACCCGCCCCGCACTCACGGACGGCGTGGCCTGTCACCATCCCGCGACCGTCCCGCTGGAGGCGCCACGTGCTTGA
- a CDS encoding ABC transporter permease has translation MAELTWRAQGGARRSTRAWRVRTSAVLVAAVVLAVLVVPPLAHLDEQAVDLAAKLQPPSWTHPFGTDDVGRDLLLRCVYGLRVSLLVGVVAAVVATAIGTAVGALAGAVGGWTDRVVMRLVDVFASVPHLLLGIFIVAMFRPGVWPVVVSVALTHWLSTARIVRAEVLSLRSRPYIDAAVSAGSSRRRIAVRHLLPGVLPQAALAAVLMVPHAVWHESALSFLGLGLPAHQASLGTLVQSARGSLLAGGWWPTLFPGLFIIVPTLAIAGLAGAWRERLNPRRRSELML, from the coding sequence ATGGCTGAGCTCACCTGGCGCGCCCAAGGCGGCGCGCGCCGCTCCACGCGCGCGTGGCGGGTGCGCACGTCCGCCGTCCTCGTCGCGGCGGTCGTCCTCGCCGTCCTCGTCGTGCCGCCCCTCGCGCACCTCGACGAACAGGCCGTCGACCTCGCCGCCAAGCTCCAACCGCCGTCGTGGACACACCCGTTCGGCACCGACGACGTGGGCCGCGACCTGCTGCTGCGCTGCGTGTACGGGCTGCGCGTCTCCCTCCTCGTCGGGGTGGTCGCCGCCGTCGTCGCGACCGCCATCGGCACGGCCGTGGGGGCGCTCGCGGGCGCCGTCGGCGGCTGGACGGACCGGGTCGTCATGCGCCTCGTGGACGTCTTCGCGTCGGTGCCGCACCTGCTCCTCGGCATCTTCATCGTCGCCATGTTCCGGCCGGGCGTCTGGCCGGTCGTCGTCTCCGTGGCACTCACGCACTGGCTGTCCACGGCCCGAATCGTGCGCGCCGAAGTGCTCTCCCTGCGCTCACGGCCGTACATCGACGCGGCCGTGTCCGCGGGCTCGTCGCGCCGGCGGATCGCCGTGCGCCACCTGCTGCCCGGCGTCCTGCCGCAGGCCGCGCTCGCCGCCGTCCTCATGGTGCCGCACGCCGTCTGGCACGAGTCCGCCCTCTCCTTCCTCGGCCTCGGCCTGCCCGCGCACCAGGCGAGCCTGGGCACCCTCGTCCAGTCCGCGCGGGGCTCGCTGCTCGCCGGGGGCTGGTGGCCGACGCTCTTCCCCGGCCTGTTCATCATCGTGCCGACCCTGGCGATCGCGGGCCTCGCGGGCGCTTGGCGGGAACGGCTCAACCCGCGCCGCCGATCGGAGCTCATGCTGTGA
- a CDS encoding ABC transporter permease produces the protein MARLTGRRILFVVPVLATVTFGVFAIAAASPFDPVKAYAGSAGLTASQDNLDQLRANLGVDRPLVTRWWDWLTSALRGDLGDSSVLRQPVADVLGERIGWSVLLAATAFLAAVLLGTALGVLAARHQGGWLDRTVSALAYTLEAAPPFWLGLLAVWLFALELGALPAGGLTDTGSTTITAGQVASHLVLPAAVLAVSQLPWFVLYVRQGVGDALEEDPVRGARARGLAPRTVLIGHALRSGLLPVLTLIGSRVPELITGALLVETVFSWPGIAAATVQAATSVDFPLLAALTVLATLAVLLGNLAADLLYGLADPRVGFDG, from the coding sequence ATGGCGCGCCTGACGGGACGGCGGATCCTGTTCGTCGTCCCGGTCCTCGCCACCGTGACCTTCGGCGTCTTCGCGATCGCCGCCGCGTCCCCCTTCGACCCCGTCAAGGCCTACGCGGGCTCGGCCGGGCTCACCGCCTCGCAGGACAACCTCGACCAGCTCCGCGCCAACCTCGGCGTCGACCGGCCCCTCGTGACCCGCTGGTGGGACTGGCTGACCTCCGCGCTCCGGGGCGACCTGGGCGACTCCTCCGTACTGCGACAGCCCGTCGCCGACGTCCTCGGCGAACGCATCGGCTGGTCCGTCCTGCTCGCCGCCACCGCCTTCCTCGCCGCCGTCCTGCTCGGCACGGCACTCGGCGTCCTCGCCGCGCGACACCAGGGAGGATGGCTCGACCGGACCGTCAGCGCGCTCGCCTACACCCTCGAAGCAGCGCCCCCGTTCTGGCTCGGCCTGCTCGCCGTATGGCTGTTCGCCCTCGAACTCGGCGCGCTTCCGGCCGGCGGACTCACCGACACCGGCAGCACCACGATCACGGCCGGGCAGGTCGCCTCGCACCTGGTGCTCCCCGCCGCCGTCCTCGCCGTCTCGCAACTGCCCTGGTTCGTCCTGTACGTACGCCAAGGCGTCGGCGACGCACTCGAGGAGGACCCCGTCCGCGGGGCGCGCGCACGCGGACTCGCCCCGCGCACCGTCCTGATCGGCCACGCCCTGCGGTCCGGACTGCTGCCCGTGCTGACGCTCATCGGCTCCCGCGTCCCCGAACTGATCACCGGCGCGCTCCTGGTGGAGACCGTGTTCAGCTGGCCGGGGATCGCCGCGGCGACCGTGCAGGCCGCGACATCCGTGGACTTCCCCCTGCTCGCCGCGCTGACCGTTCTCGCCACGCTCGCCGTACTCCTCGGCAACCTGGCCGCCGACCTCCTGTACGGCCTCGCCGACCCGAGAGTGGGATTCGATGGCTGA
- a CDS encoding ABC transporter substrate-binding protein has product MVVRPARGATAVAAVAALSVTAAACSAPGGSSGGGKGRAGSSAVVGIAYEPDTLSPLLGYGKDGNSKIFDGLLTHDADMELKPALAAALPKVSADGRTYTYKLRDGVRFSDGKPFSAKDVVFTYETILDKKTNNASKTELDAVDRVEAKGDDTVVFRLKYAYAPFAERTVLPIAPEHIAGKQDVNTGDFTTKPVGTGPYTLVKWSKGEKLTFEANPRYWGGEPKVRNFTMAIVKDDDVRATRLRSGDLDGAVLPPDLAATFKSDGDKKTYAARTFDYRVVTLPTGNKVAGDTAVRRALDIGVDRKAMVDSILQGAGKEAYGPVPTDSPWFTEGTERTHDLAKAGKILDAAGWKTGKDGIRTRNGVRASFPLWYLTGDKLRQDHALAYASDAKKLGIQIKVESGTWEVIEPRMPKDAVLAGGGSPADPDFDQYTLLKSSLAGDGFNNMARYDNARVDKALDAARRTDDRDRRKAAYDTVQRELVKNPGYTFLTHIDHLYVVGNRFGDLTTQVEPHDHGLASGPWWNVEKWRPAS; this is encoded by the coding sequence ATGGTGGTCAGGCCGGCACGAGGCGCGACAGCGGTGGCGGCGGTCGCCGCATTGTCGGTGACCGCCGCGGCCTGTTCGGCGCCCGGCGGCTCGAGCGGTGGCGGCAAGGGGCGGGCGGGGTCGAGCGCGGTCGTGGGCATCGCCTACGAACCGGACACGCTCAGCCCGCTCCTGGGCTACGGCAAGGACGGCAACTCCAAGATCTTCGACGGGCTGCTCACCCACGACGCGGACATGGAGCTGAAGCCCGCGCTCGCCGCCGCGCTGCCGAAGGTGAGCGCCGACGGCCGCACGTACACGTACAAGCTGCGCGACGGCGTGCGGTTCAGCGACGGGAAGCCCTTCTCGGCGAAGGACGTCGTCTTCACCTACGAGACGATCCTCGACAAGAAGACCAACAACGCATCCAAGACGGAGCTCGACGCCGTCGACAGGGTCGAGGCGAAGGGTGACGACACCGTCGTCTTCCGCCTCAAGTACGCCTACGCCCCGTTCGCCGAGCGCACCGTCCTGCCCATCGCGCCCGAGCACATAGCGGGCAAGCAGGACGTCAACACCGGCGACTTCACCACGAAGCCGGTCGGCACGGGGCCGTACACGCTCGTGAAGTGGTCCAAGGGTGAGAAGCTCACCTTCGAGGCCAACCCCCGCTACTGGGGCGGCGAGCCGAAGGTCAGGAACTTCACCATGGCCATCGTCAAGGACGACGACGTGCGCGCCACCCGGCTGCGCTCCGGAGACCTCGACGGCGCCGTCCTGCCGCCCGACCTCGCCGCGACGTTCAAGAGCGACGGCGACAAGAAGACGTACGCCGCCCGCACCTTCGACTACCGCGTCGTGACCCTGCCCACCGGCAACAAGGTCGCTGGAGACACCGCCGTCAGGCGCGCGCTCGACATCGGCGTCGACCGCAAGGCCATGGTCGACTCGATCCTCCAGGGCGCGGGCAAGGAGGCGTACGGCCCGGTCCCGACCGACAGCCCCTGGTTCACCGAGGGCACCGAGCGCACCCACGACCTCGCGAAGGCCGGGAAGATCCTCGACGCCGCGGGATGGAAGACCGGCAAGGACGGGATCCGGACCAGGAACGGTGTCCGCGCCTCGTTCCCGCTCTGGTACCTGACCGGCGACAAGCTCCGCCAGGACCACGCCCTCGCCTACGCCTCCGACGCCAAGAAGCTCGGCATCCAGATCAAGGTGGAGTCCGGCACCTGGGAGGTCATCGAGCCGCGCATGCCCAAGGACGCGGTCCTCGCGGGCGGCGGCTCCCCGGCCGACCCCGACTTCGACCAGTACACGCTCCTCAAGTCCTCCCTCGCTGGCGACGGCTTCAACAACATGGCCCGGTACGACAACGCGCGTGTCGACAAGGCGCTCGACGCGGCCCGCAGGACCGACGACCGCGACCGGCGCAAGGCCGCCTACGACACCGTGCAGCGCGAACTCGTGAAGAACCCCGGCTACACCTTCCTCACCCACATCGACCACCTCTACGTCGTCGGCAACCGGTTCGGCGACCTCACCACCCAGGTCGAGCCGCACGACCACGGGCTCGCCTCCGGCCCCTGGTGGAACGTCGAGAAGTGGCGGCCGGCCTCGTGA
- a CDS encoding acyl-CoA dehydrogenase family protein: MSDLLYTEEEEALRSAVRGLLAAHCDAASVLARVETDEPHDRALWKSLAEGMGLAGLLIPEELGGQGATHREAAVVLEELGRSVAPVPYLTSAVVATEALLDCAGDEASALLGALASGRTVGTLAVPLSAAPGQAFGGVREEGGRLEGRVTGVADAAAADVLLVPTSSGLYAVDVTGDGVTVEARTSLDPTRPVATVTFAGARARVLTDNAVPAVRRALRAGAGLLASEQLGLAEWCLTETVRYTRERHQFNRPVGSFQALKHRLAQVWLEVVGVRAAARSAADTLAAGSDDADVAVAVAQAYAGPAAVHAAEEALQLHGGIGMTWEHPVHLYLKRAKADSIALGSAGRHREELAELVDLRAP, translated from the coding sequence ATGAGCGATCTGCTGTACACGGAGGAGGAAGAGGCGCTGCGGTCCGCCGTGCGCGGCCTCCTCGCCGCCCACTGCGACGCCGCGTCGGTGCTCGCCCGGGTCGAGACGGACGAGCCGCACGACCGTGCGCTGTGGAAGTCGCTCGCCGAGGGGATGGGGCTCGCGGGCCTGCTGATCCCCGAGGAACTCGGCGGCCAGGGCGCGACACACCGTGAAGCAGCCGTGGTCCTTGAGGAGTTGGGGCGTTCTGTCGCCCCCGTTCCCTATCTCACCAGCGCTGTCGTCGCGACCGAGGCGCTCCTCGACTGCGCGGGCGACGAGGCCTCCGCGCTGCTCGGCGCGCTCGCGTCGGGCCGCACGGTGGGCACGCTCGCCGTGCCCCTGTCGGCCGCGCCCGGTCAGGCCTTCGGCGGGGTACGCGAGGAGGGTGGCCGGCTGGAGGGGCGGGTCACCGGCGTCGCCGACGCGGCGGCGGCCGATGTGCTCCTCGTGCCGACGAGCAGCGGTCTGTACGCGGTCGACGTCACCGGTGACGGCGTCACCGTCGAGGCGCGGACGTCCCTCGATCCCACCCGGCCCGTCGCCACGGTGACCTTCGCCGGCGCACGCGCGCGTGTGCTGACCGACAACGCCGTTCCGGCCGTCCGCCGCGCGCTGCGGGCCGGAGCGGGACTTCTCGCGTCCGAGCAACTCGGCCTCGCCGAATGGTGCTTGACCGAAACGGTCCGCTACACGCGCGAGCGCCACCAGTTCAACCGGCCCGTCGGCTCGTTCCAGGCGCTCAAGCACCGGCTCGCCCAGGTGTGGCTGGAGGTCGTCGGCGTCCGCGCCGCGGCCCGCAGCGCGGCGGACACCCTCGCCGCCGGGAGCGACGACGCCGATGTCGCGGTGGCCGTCGCCCAGGCGTACGCCGGACCCGCGGCCGTCCACGCGGCGGAGGAGGCGCTCCAGCTGCACGGCGGCATCGGCATGACCTGGGAGCACCCCGTCCACCTCTATCTCAAGCGGGCCAAGGCCGACTCGATCGCCCTGGGTTCCGCGGGCAGGCACCGGGAGGAGCTGGCCGAGCTGGTCGACCTCCGGGCGCCCTGA